One stretch of Tepidibacter hydrothermalis DNA includes these proteins:
- a CDS encoding winged helix-turn-helix transcriptional regulator — protein sequence MLEYNNKKYVCHLDLGMDLIRGKWKAVILCHLNKGPKRFLELQKITCGVSQKVLNEKLTELEYNGLISKKAYPQVPPKVEYSLTNKGKELFPALDLLEKWSVKYFSDL from the coding sequence ATGCTTGAATATAACAATAAAAAATATGTCTGTCATCTTGATCTTGGAATGGACTTAATACGAGGTAAATGGAAAGCAGTTATATTGTGTCATTTAAATAAAGGACCAAAAAGATTTTTAGAGCTTCAAAAAATCACATGTGGTGTTAGTCAAAAAGTATTGAATGAAAAATTAACAGAATTAGAGTATAATGGCTTGATTTCTAAAAAAGCGTACCCTCAAGTACCTCCTAAAGTAGAGTATAGCCTTACAAATAAAGGTAAGGAACTATTTCCTGCACTTGATTTATTAGAAAAATGGTCAGTAAAATATTTTTCTGATTTATAA